In Rhodoferax koreense, a genomic segment contains:
- a CDS encoding glycoside hydrolase family 108 protein produces the protein MEFEQAFDRLLGHEGGYSNDVRDPGGETNWGISKRSYPNVDIKALTRDGAKLIYLRDFWEPLGDAHPAVKFQVFDFAVNGGLATGLRKLQSAVGVADDGHWGPRSAAALAAMELNDVLLRFNAQRIRYYASLANWPTYGKGWAIRVAGNLDYAAEDN, from the coding sequence ATGGAATTTGAGCAAGCATTCGACCGACTGTTGGGTCACGAGGGCGGCTACAGCAACGATGTTCGCGACCCGGGCGGCGAGACCAACTGGGGGATCAGCAAGCGCTCCTACCCCAACGTCGACATCAAGGCCTTGACCCGCGACGGTGCAAAGCTGATTTACCTGCGTGATTTCTGGGAACCGCTCGGCGACGCGCATCCGGCCGTCAAGTTCCAGGTCTTCGATTTCGCCGTCAATGGTGGCCTGGCAACCGGCTTGCGCAAGCTGCAGTCGGCGGTCGGTGTGGCCGACGACGGGCATTGGGGGCCTCGCAGCGCCGCCGCGCTGGCCGCCATGGAGCTCAATGACGTGCTGTTGCGCTTCAACGCCCAGCGCATCCGCTACTACGCCAGCCTAGCCAACTGGCCGACCTACGGCAAGGGCTGGGCGATCCGCGTGGCCGGCAACCTCGATTACGCTGCTGAGGACAATTGA
- a CDS encoding holin, producing MNTPAEAATAGIASKVTTGGGTVAFIAGFSSHEFIAWAGLGVAVAGLLMNLAFKLEARQRAKREHAARMRRLERMLSSDTDMVSLGEDD from the coding sequence ATGAACACGCCAGCAGAAGCAGCAACCGCGGGCATTGCCAGCAAAGTCACCACGGGAGGCGGCACTGTCGCTTTCATCGCGGGGTTCAGTTCGCACGAGTTCATCGCCTGGGCCGGCCTCGGCGTGGCTGTGGCGGGCTTGTTGATGAACCTCGCCTTCAAGCTCGAAGCACGGCAGCGCGCCAAGCGCGAGCACGCTGCGCGTATGCGGCGGCTCGAACGGATGCTAAGCAGCGACACCGACATGGTTTCGCTTGGGGAGGACGATTGA